From the genome of Solanum stenotomum isolate F172 chromosome 5, ASM1918654v1, whole genome shotgun sequence:
gagattaaaatatttatttttaaaatattatgaattttgagagaaaataaatattttttggaagtaacaaaatttgtttttcataaactaaaaaaatgatttttagtaaaaagtacttttttaagaaaaacattttttgacAATACAATTAGAAATACTTTTGAAAAGATTGGATAAACACTAGTTATCGTTCAAAatgcttttaaattttttcaaccAAATACAAACTATTTCtccttaaaaatatttttttgaaaaggcGTTAttgataaaaacatatttttcaaacgAGTTAATTATTAGACTATATATAGAATTGGAGGAAGCTTTTGTACGATATACTCAACTCACTCCATTACTTTCAACTTacaacataaatatattaatgaaaaaatagaaattttcgacaaacaatattttaaatttataagttatatatattcccttaatttttaattgagtGATCTATTTTGAGTTGATAcaaagttattaaaaaaattgaattttatgatCTAAAATTAACGATTTGTCAAgtgtatcaaaatattcttaaatcAAGTGATCTTAGTtagaaagttaaaattaaaaagttattaaaaaggaaaagttgagttATCTTTTTTGAATGAACACTTAAAAAAAGtagatcaaacaaattaaaatgaagcgGGTAATTAATCTGATCTTAAGAAGTTTAAATTAATATTCAAggtattaatttaaaattttggattcCCACATATCTGTCACTGACCCTACCACTGCTAACACCACCTCTCCACCCTTTGATGTGCCAATAGAGTGCAGTTTTTCCTGTTATATTGGTTTTTGTCATTACCAACTGTGTATACCAAACCCCACCTTTTTTCTCATCATTATATATGTACACactagaaatgaaaaaaaaataaaaaaaaatacgtaCTTATTATTAATGTATGATTATTACTTACATGATCTACACGTACTACAGCTGTGTATGAATGTAATTAATCAATCATAGTGTAAAGAGTCAATATATGATACATTTGCACTTTATGCAACTATAAAAAGGTCACTTTGAACCAACTTTTTTAAAGTGTACAAGTTATAATATTCTTTGGAGAACTACATTATTAAATCATGAAGCTTTCTTTTAAACCATTACCCTCATGCACTTTCAAACAAAACCTCCAACAACATACATTAATGATCCAGTGTGTCACCATTACTAAACCAGCAGATAAGTTTACAAGAAATTTAAGCCTCaccaaaaacatcaaaaacatCATTCTTGGCTGGATTAATAATACTGAGCCGACTAGTCAAAATTTAGCTTGGACGGTGCCTAGTTTCTCTGGACAGAGCCCAGAAAAACTAGGCAAGAATTGGATGGAGTATCAAGGAATAAAGAATTGGGAAGGTTTGCTTGATCCACTAGATGATAATTTACGTGGAGAAATAATTCGATATGGACATTTTGTTGAAGCTGCGTATAGAGCATGCAATTTTgatccttcttctccttcataCGCAATGTGCAAATactcaagaaaaaaattgtttcatcTTTCGGGCTTTTCAGGTACTGGTTATCGTGTTTCCAAGTACTTGAAAGCTACTAGTGGGATTAAGCTTCCAAATTGGGTTGATAAAGCGCCTAAATGGATGTCAAAGCAATCCAGTTGGATTGGTTATGTCGCGATTTGTCATGACCAAAGAGAAATAGCAAGACTAGGGAGAAGAGACGTTGTCATTGCCTTACGAGGCACAGCAACTTGTTTAGAGTGGCTCGAGAATCTACGAGCCACTCTCACTCCTCTCCCTAACATTAAACATACTTGTTCTACCATATGTTGTCCAATGGTCGAAAGTGGTTTCCTAAGCTTATATACATCCAAAATAGATGCACAACAGAGTCTACAAGACATGGTTAGAGAAGAAATAGCccgaattaaaaaaatatacgaTGGTGAAACTTTAAGCTTCACCATCGCAGGCCACTCCCTTGGGGCCGCGTTAGCCACTCTAACAGCCTACGATATTAAACAATTTTTCAGAGATATACCACTTGTAACAGTCATGTCGTTTGGTGGTCCAAGAGTCGGAAACCATAGTTTCCGATACCATCTTGATAAACAAGGTACCAAAATCTTGCGTATCGTCAACTCAGACGATCTTATAACTAAAATTCCTGGATTCGTCATTGACAACAATGATAATAAATTTGCGGAAAAAAGTGGTCATTGGATCCAAAAGCTTGTGGAAGATAGTCAATGGGTATATGCAGATGTTGGATGTGAACTACGATTAAGTAGTAGTGATTCACCATACTTTAATGGGATTAATATTGCAACTTGTCATGAATTAAATACTTATCTTCATTTGGTTAATAGTTTTGTTAGCTCAAACTGTCCTGTTAGAGCTActgcaaaaaaaattatgcacaAAAGTAACAATAATGTGAAATGTACGTAATAGAAATGACGATATAAAGTGTACTTACTAATTTAACATTAACTTTCAATAAAGTCTATTCCTATTTTTTCACCCACCACCCGTCCTTCCATATATCCcttatgaaactcaaaaaagcaaaaagtgtt
Proteins encoded in this window:
- the LOC125863702 gene encoding phospholipase A(1) DAD1, chloroplastic; amino-acid sequence: MEYQGIKNWEGLLDPLDDNLRGEIIRYGHFVEAAYRACNFDPSSPSYAMCKYSRKKLFHLSGFSGTGYRVSKYLKATSGIKLPNWVDKAPKWMSKQSSWIGYVAICHDQREIARLGRRDVVIALRGTATCLEWLENLRATLTPLPNIKHTCSTICCPMVESGFLSLYTSKIDAQQSLQDMVREEIARIKKIYDGETLSFTIAGHSLGAALATLTAYDIKQFFRDIPLVTVMSFGGPRVGNHSFRYHLDKQGTKILRIVNSDDLITKIPGFVIDNNDNKFAEKSGHWIQKLVEDSQWVYADVGCELRLSSSDSPYFNGINIATCHELNTYLHLVNSFVSSNCPVRATAKKIMHKSNNNVKCT